The following proteins are encoded in a genomic region of Chloracidobacterium sp.:
- a CDS encoding alpha/beta hydrolase — MRFARLILLAAILSALSVSSSAQDTVSVFAAEGGARYRVTPDIVYNTANNTPLKLDVWYPSNISTPTKTLVYYHGGGWVFGAKAYSILYFLPFLEKGWRVVDVEYRMASNSLAPAAVEDTRCALRWVFRNAKQYNFDTSKIVLTGHSAGGHLALISGMLPEKTPLDNACFADEKYGDTPIKIAAIVNWFGISDVADLTHGPDQRNYAMMWIGAQKNADEIAKDVSPLTYVRAGLPPILTLHGDKDDVVPYTQATRLRDALNRAGVKNDLHTISGGGHGQFTREQYIPAWNKVFQFLKENGID; from the coding sequence ATGCGGTTCGCAAGGCTCATTTTGTTGGCGGCGATCCTCTCGGCACTATCGGTGTCATCGAGCGCTCAAGATACCGTCTCGGTCTTCGCGGCCGAAGGCGGAGCGCGTTATCGGGTAACGCCCGATATCGTCTATAACACTGCAAATAATACGCCGCTCAAACTCGATGTATGGTATCCGAGCAATATCAGCACGCCGACAAAGACGCTCGTTTATTATCACGGCGGAGGTTGGGTGTTCGGGGCCAAGGCATATTCGATCCTCTACTTTCTTCCTTTCCTCGAAAAAGGCTGGCGGGTGGTGGATGTCGAATACCGAATGGCATCAAATTCACTTGCTCCGGCCGCGGTCGAGGATACGCGATGTGCGTTGCGATGGGTGTTCCGCAACGCAAAGCAATACAATTTCGACACATCAAAGATCGTCCTGACCGGTCATTCTGCCGGCGGTCATCTCGCTCTGATCAGCGGAATGCTACCTGAAAAGACGCCTCTCGATAATGCGTGTTTTGCAGACGAGAAATATGGTGATACGCCGATCAAGATCGCCGCGATAGTGAACTGGTTCGGCATTTCAGATGTGGCGGATCTTACCCACGGCCCAGATCAGCGGAACTATGCAATGATGTGGATCGGCGCGCAGAAAAATGCCGACGAGATCGCAAAGGATGTTTCGCCGCTTACATACGTACGCGCCGGGCTTCCGCCGATCCTGACACTGCACGGCGATAAGGATGATGTCGTACCTTATACACAGGCGACGCGCCTCCGCGATGCTCTGAACCGAGCCGGCGTAAAGAACGATCTCCACACTATAAGCGGCGGCGGCCACGGACAGTTCACACGCGAGCAATATATACCGGCGTGGAATAAGGTATTTCAATTCCTAAAGGAGAACGGCATCGATTAG
- a CDS encoding mandelate racemase yields the protein MKITDIKATTVTVPLEAPLRHAAGAHWGRFVRTIVEVETDEGITGLGEMGGGGESAESVFRAMKSYLVGHDPARLEEMRFLIANPTASLYNNRTQILAALEFACLDIIGKKWGVPVYDILGGKLQDKVPFASYLFFRYPSPKDGSGEVRTPEQLVAHAKDLKSKHGFYAHKLKGGVFDPVYELKCYRALAEELGSGASEGDSFRFDPNAAWSTEQAIWFGQQIEDIRNDYLEDPVFGLHGMRRTREKVRMPLATNTVVVNFEQLAANVLDTACDVILLDTTFWGGIRQCVKAAGVCETFQLGVAVHSSGELGIQLATMLHLGAVIPNLTYAADAHYHHLTDDIIEGGRMPYIDGTIKVPDGPGLGVSLDREKLAEYSELYKRLGGYPYDQDPLRPGWSPVVPNNRWADPTDDRTPEIAY from the coding sequence ATGAAGATAACCGATATCAAAGCAACGACCGTCACCGTCCCGCTCGAAGCGCCGCTTCGCCATGCCGCAGGTGCTCACTGGGGCCGATTCGTGCGGACGATCGTCGAGGTCGAAACGGACGAGGGCATAACGGGCCTTGGCGAAATGGGAGGCGGCGGCGAATCAGCAGAAAGCGTCTTTCGGGCGATGAAGAGCTATCTCGTCGGCCATGACCCCGCACGACTTGAGGAAATGCGGTTTTTGATCGCAAATCCAACGGCGTCGCTCTATAACAACCGCACCCAAATACTTGCGGCCCTTGAATTTGCCTGCCTCGATATCATCGGCAAGAAGTGGGGAGTGCCGGTGTACGATATTTTGGGCGGCAAACTTCAGGATAAGGTGCCTTTTGCGTCGTATCTATTCTTCCGCTACCCCTCACCGAAAGACGGCAGCGGCGAAGTGCGAACGCCCGAACAGCTCGTCGCGCATGCAAAAGATCTAAAATCGAAACACGGCTTTTATGCACACAAATTGAAGGGCGGGGTCTTCGATCCTGTTTATGAGCTAAAATGCTACCGAGCTCTCGCCGAGGAGCTCGGAAGCGGGGCCTCGGAAGGCGACAGTTTTCGTTTCGATCCGAACGCTGCGTGGTCAACCGAACAGGCGATCTGGTTTGGCCAACAGATCGAAGATATCCGAAACGACTATCTCGAAGATCCTGTGTTCGGCCTCCACGGTATGCGCAGGACGCGGGAAAAGGTCCGCATGCCGCTTGCAACCAATACGGTGGTTGTCAATTTTGAGCAGCTTGCGGCGAATGTTCTGGATACCGCATGTGACGTGATCCTGCTCGACACGACGTTCTGGGGCGGAATAAGGCAGTGCGTTAAGGCCGCCGGTGTGTGCGAGACGTTCCAACTCGGCGTTGCGGTTCATTCATCGGGCGAACTCGGCATCCAACTTGCGACAATGCTGCATCTCGGTGCTGTGATCCCAAATCTGACCTATGCCGCTGACGCCCACTACCATCACTTGACCGATGATATTATCGAAGGCGGACGTATGCCATACATAGATGGGACGATCAAAGTGCCGGACGGCCCGGGACTCGGCGTATCACTAGATAGAGAGAAGCTTGCTGAATACAGTGAATTGTATAAGAGACTTGGCGGCTATCCGTACGATCAGGATCCGCTTCGTCCCGGCTGGAGTCCCGTCGTACCGAATAACCGGTGGGCAGACCCGACGGATGACCGCACACCTGAGATCGCTTACTAG
- a CDS encoding glucose 1-dehydrogenase — protein sequence MFDLKGKTILVTGAASGIGEAAANAVASAGAFVYVADIVPDEGRRVASAIVANGYRAEYIHLDVANEDSCGSVAASVLSERGKLDVLVNNAGIGHVGTLLETTSEDLDRLYAVNVRGVFALTKAFLPSMIAAGTGVVLNLASIGGVVAIRERLAYCTTKFAVVGFTKAVALDHAKDGIRANAICPGRVETPFVKSRLAEYPDPKAAYVEMAATQALGRMATPDEIAAAIVYLSSDEAAFVTGTAFEIDGGFAVGK from the coding sequence ATGTTTGATCTTAAAGGGAAAACGATCCTTGTAACAGGAGCGGCCTCGGGCATTGGCGAGGCTGCGGCAAACGCGGTTGCGTCAGCAGGAGCCTTTGTTTATGTAGCCGACATCGTGCCTGATGAAGGCCGCCGGGTGGCGTCAGCGATCGTCGCTAATGGTTATCGTGCCGAATATATTCATCTCGATGTTGCCAATGAAGATTCGTGCGGCAGCGTAGCCGCATCTGTTCTATCGGAGAGAGGAAAGCTTGATGTCCTGGTCAATAACGCCGGCATCGGCCATGTCGGGACGTTATTGGAAACCACGTCTGAAGATCTCGATCGGCTATACGCGGTCAACGTGCGTGGTGTTTTTGCGTTAACGAAAGCTTTTCTGCCGTCAATGATCGCGGCCGGGACAGGAGTTGTCCTGAATTTGGCCTCGATCGGCGGTGTTGTTGCGATCCGCGAGCGGCTGGCATATTGCACGACCAAATTTGCCGTTGTCGGCTTCACAAAAGCCGTCGCACTCGACCACGCAAAGGATGGTATAAGGGCGAATGCGATCTGTCCCGGGCGGGTTGAGACACCTTTTGTAAAAAGCCGTCTGGCTGAATATCCTGACCCAAAGGCCGCCTACGTCGAGATGGCGGCTACTCAGGCACTGGGCCGAATGGCAACGCCTGATGAGATCGCCGCTGCGATCGTCTATTTGTCGAGTGACGAAGCGGCATTCGTTACCGGTACCGCATTCGAGATCGACGGCGGTTTTGCGGTCGGGAAGTAG
- a CDS encoding fumarylacetoacetate hydrolase family protein, producing the protein MKLAALKYSNKKGYGIGRIEADGSVRDLTDLTGKESLTSFDINQCFDLDGEIWRTLGDPSAGRTVDRQQIPLAAPIPRPGKVICIGLNYRNHAIEAKMAIPTSPIIFSKFSSCVIGPDEPILLPSLSAQVDYEAELAVVIGRRAKAIKKADARSVILGYCNFNDVSARDLQFADGQWQRGKSCDTFAPMGEYIVTADEVPEPEDLRIRFRLNGETLQDSSTSELIFGVSELIAFLSNHITLEPGDVIATGTPPGVGFARDPQIFLEDGDVCEVEIEGLGILRNPVIASNVNV; encoded by the coding sequence ATGAAGTTGGCCGCGTTAAAGTACAGTAATAAGAAGGGTTACGGTATTGGCCGAATTGAGGCTGATGGTTCGGTCCGTGACCTGACCGACCTTACGGGCAAAGAATCTCTTACAAGTTTCGACATCAATCAATGCTTTGATCTGGATGGTGAAATATGGCGGACACTCGGCGATCCGAGCGCGGGCAGAACGGTCGATCGGCAGCAAATTCCACTTGCCGCGCCGATCCCGCGGCCGGGAAAAGTGATCTGCATCGGCCTGAATTATCGCAACCACGCCATTGAAGCAAAAATGGCGATCCCGACATCGCCGATCATTTTTTCAAAGTTTTCGTCCTGTGTTATCGGCCCGGACGAGCCTATATTATTGCCGAGTTTGAGTGCGCAGGTCGATTATGAGGCTGAGTTAGCAGTTGTCATAGGGCGCCGGGCAAAGGCGATCAAGAAGGCGGACGCACGCAGCGTGATACTCGGATATTGTAATTTCAATGATGTTTCAGCGCGTGATCTGCAGTTTGCCGATGGCCAGTGGCAGAGAGGGAAGTCGTGTGATACATTCGCTCCGATGGGCGAGTACATAGTTACCGCAGATGAGGTCCCGGAACCGGAAGATCTGCGGATCCGTTTCCGGCTGAATGGTGAGACGCTCCAAGATTCGAGCACCTCTGAGCTGATCTTTGGCGTATCGGAGTTGATCGCATTCCTTTCGAACCACATCACGCTGGAGCCGGGAGATGTAATTGCGACCGGAACGCCTCCGGGTGTCGGCTTTGCTCGAGACCCGCAGATCTTTCTCGAGGACGGCGACGTTTGCGAGGTTGAGATCGAAGGCCTTGGTATATTAAGAAATCCGGTTATCGCATCTAATGTAAATGTTTGA
- a CDS encoding sugar ABC transporter substrate-binding protein has protein sequence MSTEASAGGHAPVTHYYPPPGLDAALAAMPLVSASKLPKKVGYLTNYSFHIWYQIVIEILHRRARQYGFEVELLDAELSAANQVAQARELIERVDALILTPAATSGLEEIVELGREKGKPVLIEANPVEGMSTMVAICDYDAGFALGEWVGSNVRRTDGAPLRILDVGLPWLRPCLLRSEGFVEGVRSKQPDAVVAASINGEATPSIAQKIACETLNEVGDVDVIFAMDDETAQGAYKGYLDAGFEDSAVTVAGFGLSGTAEKEWMMRRESLKVSQAMFPEYVGLRCADGIVALFDGQAVPVRDVTPTISMTADNLEKFYPRVDGVWTPDFHAIAALETQSDCTRV, from the coding sequence ATGAGTACAGAAGCATCAGCGGGCGGGCACGCACCGGTAACTCACTATTACCCGCCGCCGGGCCTCGATGCGGCGCTTGCAGCGATGCCGTTGGTTTCGGCGTCAAAGCTGCCAAAGAAGGTCGGCTACTTGACTAACTACAGCTTTCACATCTGGTATCAGATCGTGATCGAGATACTCCATCGCCGGGCAAGACAATACGGCTTCGAGGTCGAGCTCTTGGATGCGGAACTTTCGGCCGCGAATCAGGTTGCTCAAGCTCGCGAGCTGATCGAAAGAGTTGACGCACTGATCCTGACACCGGCGGCGACAAGCGGGCTTGAGGAAATTGTCGAACTCGGGCGGGAAAAGGGGAAGCCCGTGCTGATCGAAGCCAACCCGGTCGAGGGTATGTCCACAATGGTCGCCATCTGCGACTACGATGCAGGCTTTGCACTCGGCGAGTGGGTCGGGAGCAACGTCAGAAGAACTGACGGGGCACCGCTTCGCATCCTTGACGTTGGGCTGCCGTGGCTGAGACCCTGCCTGCTTCGAAGCGAAGGCTTTGTCGAAGGTGTACGCAGCAAGCAGCCCGACGCTGTTGTTGCTGCCTCAATAAATGGCGAGGCGACGCCGTCGATCGCTCAGAAGATCGCATGCGAAACACTGAATGAGGTTGGCGACGTCGATGTGATATTTGCAATGGACGACGAGACCGCGCAAGGTGCCTATAAAGGCTATCTTGATGCGGGATTTGAAGATTCCGCCGTTACTGTCGCGGGCTTCGGGCTGTCGGGTACGGCGGAGAAAGAATGGATGATGCGCCGGGAATCCCTTAAGGTCAGCCAAGCGATGTTCCCGGAGTATGTCGGTCTTCGATGTGCAGACGGCATCGTGGCATTGTTCGACGGACAAGCCGTGCCAGTTCGTGATGTGACGCCGACGATCTCGATGACGGCTGATAACCTCGAGAAATTCTATCCCAGGGTTGACGGCGTGTGGACGCCGGATTTTCACGCGATCGCCGCACTTGAAACGCAAAGCGATTGCACAAGGGTGTAG
- a CDS encoding SDR family oxidoreductase, which produces MRFDNKVIMVTGGALGIGRAACEIFAERGGAVSIVDRDEPAGRELFETITAAGGNAIYSKADVSRSAELDAAAARTCEIFGGIDALAVSAGIQRYGTALTTDDAQWDEVLDVNLRGAWNAARACLPYIKKRGKGAIVNVSSVQALASQQNVLAYTVSKHALLGLTRSIAMDFAADNIRCNAVCPGTVDTPMLRWAASLDPDPQSVYDACNGMHPLGRIAQPREIAEVVAFLAHDSASFVTGSVWTADGGLLTQIGGVPRAEQ; this is translated from the coding sequence ATGAGGTTTGACAACAAAGTGATCATGGTAACGGGCGGTGCTCTCGGCATCGGCAGGGCGGCGTGCGAAATATTTGCGGAGCGCGGCGGTGCCGTTTCGATAGTTGATCGTGATGAGCCAGCCGGCCGTGAATTATTCGAGACGATCACAGCAGCAGGCGGCAACGCGATATACAGTAAAGCCGATGTGTCGCGGTCGGCCGAACTTGACGCGGCGGCAGCGAGAACATGCGAGATCTTCGGCGGTATTGATGCCCTTGCGGTTAGTGCGGGCATTCAGCGTTATGGGACGGCCTTGACAACGGACGACGCTCAGTGGGACGAGGTATTGGATGTGAACTTACGCGGTGCATGGAATGCAGCCCGCGCCTGCCTTCCGTACATCAAGAAGCGTGGTAAAGGAGCGATCGTAAATGTGTCGTCAGTGCAGGCCTTGGCAAGCCAGCAGAATGTGCTCGCTTATACCGTGAGCAAGCATGCGTTGCTTGGACTGACCCGCTCGATCGCGATGGACTTCGCCGCGGATAACATCCGGTGCAATGCGGTTTGCCCGGGAACGGTGGACACGCCGATGCTTCGATGGGCAGCGTCGCTTGATCCTGATCCGCAGTCGGTCTATGACGCCTGCAACGGGATGCATCCGCTCGGCCGGATCGCGCAGCCGCGCGAGATCGCCGAGGTTGTCGCATTTCTTGCCCATGACAGTGCATCTTTTGTTACAGGCAGTGTCTGGACCGCCGACGGCGGGCTTTTGACACAGATCGGCGGTGTGCCGCGGGCAGAACAGTAA
- a CDS encoding TonB-dependent receptor, translating into MNSTYFLKIRGTMMTLAAVGLFAIGAFAQSNTGTITGVITDPNGAVVPNAAVTVTNQGTAEKRNVQADSQGSYQVPSLPTGIYTVEAVAASFKSSAKKDISLSVGDRARIDITLGLSDVDAVVTVSDETRVDTETSTLGDTISTARINQNPVNGRDFTQLLATIPGSVQTTNVFQTTINGIPSSFGGASVLVDGIDASRVDVNGTSNVLGRIESRVNRVSMDSIQEVQVVEQNYSAEYGQALGAVINPITKSGTNDFHGSVFDFFRHEGMDAPDALAGKQRFRLNQFGGNVSGPIKKDRAFFFANYEGVRQTRGQTFSVLTPTAAYRASMNATIRPVVEDLPLPQTNTSSVAGFGSYMGQRIGKLREDTGSVKIDWLHSDKGQFSVRYNINDSDTDVPFGVGTSQMANGKLRVQLFKVAHNYTFNATTTNEFGFGINHNYTYAGAGRSTLPRFDMTFVDYRIATPGPAQFEQERTGAVYQFLDTLTMIRGDHALKFGADLRLNRRDAMSVTQDTLTFFSASDFANNAPFVIARSGNPKLSYANENYSFFVNDDWKAHPRLSLNLGLRYEVSSVSREKNGLLQNFDLATMTVTPVGSKLYNADKNNFGPRVGFAIDVFGTHKTVIRGGYGIFYNRELPASFGSPAINSFPSYSVDLFQALFCPTPPATFQYPVDPAIFRCGVPNVMVIEKNMKTAMAQQYSLNVQQDVGFGVLTVGYVGNHTTHILTDGVITPRNINRKDPVSGVRPLSANVGDIFVVGGYPQANYNGLQINFKRNARVLRLNANYTWSHAIDDVVGFFKDYQDPNNMRAERASSDQDVRHNFSLDAGVDLQFRKWFKGGKRWIADGWSINTITQIRSGFPVTVTRTGGIFSGFSFRPNAVPGADPYCSPYQVPGCQFNAAAFSDPGPGVFGNVGRNTLRGPNFAQVDVSFAKDTRFSDRHSLQLRLDVFNILNRANYADPSGGISCGGSVGACGGFGVSTSTVGNQLGGLLGFGGPRQIQLSARFNF; encoded by the coding sequence ATGAACTCAACATATTTTTTGAAGATCCGAGGGACCATGATGACGCTTGCGGCCGTTGGCCTTTTTGCCATTGGGGCGTTCGCACAGTCAAATACGGGTACCATTACCGGTGTTATTACCGATCCGAACGGAGCAGTTGTTCCGAACGCAGCGGTAACTGTCACTAATCAGGGAACCGCTGAAAAACGCAATGTTCAGGCCGATTCCCAAGGAAGTTATCAAGTACCATCGCTGCCGACCGGCATTTACACGGTTGAAGCAGTGGCGGCCAGCTTCAAGTCAAGTGCTAAGAAGGATATCTCGCTCTCGGTCGGTGATCGTGCACGCATCGATATCACGCTTGGCCTGAGCGATGTCGATGCCGTTGTTACGGTATCTGACGAAACTCGCGTCGATACTGAGACATCGACACTCGGAGACACGATCAGCACGGCCCGGATCAACCAAAATCCGGTCAACGGCCGAGATTTCACGCAACTTCTCGCGACGATCCCCGGTTCAGTTCAAACAACGAACGTGTTTCAGACGACGATCAACGGTATTCCGTCGTCATTCGGCGGTGCAAGTGTACTCGTTGACGGCATTGATGCCAGCCGAGTTGACGTTAACGGCACATCGAACGTCCTCGGCCGTATTGAGTCTCGCGTTAATCGCGTTTCGATGGACAGTATTCAGGAAGTTCAGGTCGTTGAACAGAATTATTCTGCGGAATACGGCCAGGCCCTCGGTGCGGTCATAAACCCGATCACGAAGTCCGGTACGAACGATTTTCACGGCAGCGTTTTCGACTTCTTCCGTCATGAGGGAATGGATGCGCCAGATGCACTTGCCGGAAAGCAGCGTTTTCGCCTCAACCAGTTCGGCGGCAATGTAAGCGGCCCGATCAAGAAGGACAGGGCATTCTTCTTTGCGAATTACGAAGGCGTTCGTCAGACCCGAGGCCAGACATTCAGCGTGCTGACACCCACCGCCGCATATCGAGCTTCGATGAATGCGACGATCCGTCCTGTGGTTGAGGACCTTCCGCTTCCGCAGACGAATACATCGTCGGTTGCGGGATTTGGTTCGTATATGGGACAGCGGATCGGCAAGCTGCGCGAGGACACAGGCTCAGTAAAGATCGATTGGCTGCATAGCGATAAAGGGCAATTCTCGGTTCGGTACAACATAAATGACTCGGATACGGACGTTCCGTTCGGTGTCGGAACCTCTCAAATGGCGAACGGCAAACTTCGCGTTCAGTTGTTCAAGGTTGCTCACAACTATACTTTCAATGCGACGACGACCAACGAGTTCGGCTTCGGCATAAACCACAATTACACATACGCGGGCGCGGGCAGATCAACACTTCCGCGTTTTGATATGACGTTTGTCGATTATCGGATCGCGACGCCCGGACCGGCACAATTCGAGCAGGAAAGAACCGGCGCCGTGTATCAGTTCCTTGATACATTGACGATGATACGCGGCGATCACGCGCTCAAGTTCGGTGCCGATCTTCGGTTGAACCGCCGCGACGCGATGTCGGTTACCCAGGACACGCTTACCTTTTTCTCGGCAAGCGACTTTGCGAACAACGCTCCGTTCGTGATCGCCCGCAGCGGAAATCCGAAGCTGAGCTATGCTAACGAGAACTACTCATTCTTTGTCAATGACGATTGGAAGGCTCATCCCAGGCTTTCACTGAATCTCGGCCTTCGTTATGAAGTGAGCTCGGTCAGCCGTGAAAAGAACGGCCTGCTGCAGAATTTCGACCTTGCAACGATGACCGTTACGCCGGTCGGCTCAAAGCTGTACAACGCTGATAAGAATAATTTCGGCCCGCGCGTCGGCTTTGCGATCGACGTTTTTGGTACCCATAAAACGGTCATTCGCGGCGGCTACGGCATTTTCTATAATCGCGAATTGCCGGCCAGTTTCGGTTCACCGGCGATCAACTCATTCCCGTCGTATTCAGTCGATCTTTTTCAGGCATTGTTCTGCCCGACGCCGCCGGCTACGTTCCAGTATCCGGTCGATCCCGCTATCTTCCGCTGCGGCGTGCCGAACGTGATGGTGATCGAAAAGAATATGAAGACGGCCATGGCGCAGCAGTATTCGCTCAATGTCCAACAGGATGTTGGCTTCGGCGTGCTGACAGTGGGCTATGTCGGCAACCATACAACGCATATTTTGACCGATGGCGTCATAACGCCGCGCAACATCAACCGGAAAGATCCGGTCTCGGGCGTTCGTCCGCTGAGCGCCAATGTTGGCGACATCTTTGTTGTCGGAGGATATCCTCAGGCAAATTACAACGGCCTGCAGATCAACTTCAAGCGAAATGCCAGGGTGCTCCGTCTCAACGCGAATTACACTTGGTCGCACGCGATCGACGACGTTGTGGGCTTTTTTAAGGACTATCAGGACCCTAATAATATGCGTGCCGAACGCGCAAGCTCCGATCAGGACGTCCGCCACAACTTCTCACTCGATGCCGGTGTAGATCTGCAGTTTCGCAAGTGGTTCAAAGGCGGCAAGCGGTGGATAGCCGATGGTTGGTCGATCAATACGATCACACAGATCCGCAGCGGATTTCCTGTAACGGTAACGCGAACCGGCGGTATCTTCAGCGGGTTCTCATTCCGGCCGAATGCGGTTCCGGGGGCCGATCCATATTGTTCGCCGTATCAGGTTCCCGGCTGTCAATTCAATGCTGCGGCGTTCTCTGACCCCGGACCCGGCGTCTTCGGCAATGTGGGCAGGAATACGCTTCGCGGGCCGAATTTCGCACAGGTCGATGTATCTTTCGCAAAGGATACGCGGTTCAGCGATCGTCATTCGCTTCAGTTGCGGCTTGATGTATTCAACATCCTGAACCGTGCGAACTATGCCGATCCGTCCGGCGGAATTTCGTGCGGTGGTTCGGTCGGAGCTTGCGGCGGCTTTGGCGTCAGCACCTCGACCGTTGGTAATCAATTGGGCGGCCTGCTTGGTTTCGGCGGTCCGCGACAGATACAGCTTTCAGCCAGATTCAACTTTTAG
- a CDS encoding ROK family transcriptional regulator → MDRESNAKAFKMADVSDVRDINETVFLHLIRDRQPISRADLSKFTGLRAGTVSAIVNRLIKNDLVYEGVEGPSSGGRPPKYLHINADSIYVLAIDIGVIDTVCAVSDFNGRILIRDVIKTEGRPETFFEDLCRRIDKLVGEGQLRERLRAVGVSVPGLIDRVTGVLSVSPNLEWADVPIRAILEKHCDLPVFVENDANAAAFSELWYGPLSEANIRTLLYILVVEGLGTGLIINGQLHVGSRHGLGGFGHMSIDPKGELCSCGRRGCWETVASERATVERYHRVTAKQGLPMLSLQGIIDLAKRGDPMAVESLKVTGEYLGQGVSNLVHGIYPEAVVIGGAITEAWDLIEPLITKELASKYLESPGMVTVRPASVERPSLYGAIPIAFRNYFRSPARPLLRAPGTI, encoded by the coding sequence ATGGATAGAGAATCGAATGCCAAAGCATTCAAGATGGCGGATGTCAGCGATGTTCGCGATATCAATGAAACTGTTTTCCTCCATTTGATCCGCGATCGGCAGCCGATATCCCGAGCCGACCTCAGTAAGTTCACAGGACTTCGAGCGGGTACGGTTTCAGCGATCGTCAATCGTCTTATAAAGAACGACCTTGTTTACGAAGGCGTCGAGGGTCCATCAAGCGGCGGCCGTCCTCCGAAATACCTTCACATCAATGCGGATTCGATCTACGTGTTGGCGATAGACATCGGCGTTATTGACACGGTCTGTGCGGTCAGCGATTTTAACGGCCGAATTCTGATACGCGACGTTATCAAGACCGAAGGTCGTCCCGAGACGTTTTTTGAAGACCTTTGCAGACGCATAGATAAACTTGTCGGTGAAGGACAGCTTCGCGAGAGGCTCCGAGCCGTCGGCGTGAGTGTTCCGGGCCTTATCGACAGAGTGACCGGCGTTCTGAGTGTTTCGCCGAACTTGGAGTGGGCGGATGTTCCGATCCGCGCCATCCTTGAAAAGCATTGTGATCTTCCCGTATTCGTTGAGAATGATGCGAATGCCGCGGCATTCTCCGAACTCTGGTACGGGCCTCTGAGCGAAGCCAACATCCGCACACTCCTTTATATCCTCGTCGTGGAAGGTCTTGGCACGGGCCTTATTATCAACGGTCAACTCCACGTCGGGTCGAGGCACGGCCTCGGCGGGTTCGGCCATATGAGCATCGACCCGAAAGGAGAGTTATGTTCATGCGGACGCCGCGGTTGCTGGGAAACCGTTGCATCCGAACGTGCGACCGTTGAGCGATATCATCGCGTAACGGCAAAACAAGGCTTGCCGATGTTAAGCCTGCAGGGGATCATCGATCTCGCAAAACGCGGCGACCCGATGGCGGTCGAATCCCTAAAGGTAACCGGTGAATATCTCGGGCAGGGAGTCAGCAACCTTGTTCACGGCATATACCCCGAAGCTGTCGTCATCGGCGGTGCGATAACGGAAGCCTGGGATCTGATCGAACCTCTTATTACAAAAGAGTTGGCGAGTAAATATCTTGAGTCGCCGGGGATGGTTACCGTTCGGCCGGCGAGTGTCGAGAGGCCGAGTCTTTATGGTGCGATCCCGATCGCGTTTCGAAATTACTTCCGTTCGCCGGCACGGCCACTGTTGCGAGCTCCCGGCACAATTTGA